Proteins encoded by one window of Candidatus Odinarchaeum yellowstonii:
- a CDS encoding cation diffusion facilitator family transporter: protein MSENYNKIRLTLIYTLILNLLVVIGKLTVGLISNSLSMISDSLHSLLDASSNIIGLIGIRIAKRKPDEGHPYGHSKYTSLAALLIAVLLVITAFEVFQGAITRFMTPVAPEITVINWIVMSATIGLNVFISRFERHQGLKYNSNILIADSMHTNTDIYLSLSVIASFILIYLGYPLFDPVFSIVIGIVIFYTGFSIIKKISSELTDSLVIDSRLIKEIVANIKGVKDVHKIRSRGSTAECFVDLHITVDRSLSVEAGHDISIQVEDYLKKAFPFIKDVTVHIEPYVKNVSKRDEFDVK from the coding sequence GTGAGTGAAAATTATAATAAGATACGCCTTACCCTCATCTATACCCTAATTTTAAATCTTCTAGTAGTAATCGGTAAGCTGACTGTCGGTCTTATATCTAATTCTTTGAGTATGATATCCGATTCACTTCACTCTCTACTAGACGCCTCCTCTAATATAATCGGTTTAATAGGGATTCGAATAGCTAAAAGGAAACCGGATGAGGGTCATCCATACGGTCACAGTAAATATACTTCCCTAGCAGCTTTACTAATAGCAGTTCTGCTCGTTATAACAGCTTTCGAAGTTTTTCAAGGAGCTATAACCAGATTCATGACGCCTGTGGCTCCTGAAATCACAGTAATCAACTGGATTGTGATGAGTGCAACTATCGGCTTAAATGTTTTCATCTCCAGGTTTGAGAGACATCAAGGATTAAAATATAATAGTAATATACTTATAGCTGACTCAATGCACACAAACACAGATATTTATCTATCTTTAAGCGTTATTGCAAGCTTCATCTTAATATATCTGGGTTATCCTTTATTCGATCCTGTTTTCTCAATAGTGATCGGTATAGTAATCTTCTATACAGGTTTCTCAATAATCAAAAAAATATCTAGTGAATTAACAGATTCACTGGTTATTGATAGTAGGTTAATAAAGGAAATCGTAGCCAATATTAAGGGTGTTAAAGATGTTCATAAAATTAGGAGCAGAGGCTCTACTGCTGAATGCTTTGTAGATCTTCATATAACTGTAGATAGATCTCTCTCCGTTGAGGCTGGCCACGATATTTCTATACAGGTTGAAGATTATTTGAAAAAAGCTTTTCCTTTTATAAAAGATGTAACTGTTCACATAGAACCTTACGTGAAAAACGTGAGTAAACGTGATGAATTTGATGTTAAATGA
- the sufC gene encoding Fe-S cluster assembly ATPase SufC has protein sequence MSGEIILSLIDLHVSADNTPILKGITINFEKNKVHAIVGPNGSGKSTIAKAIMGFPDYEVTRGDILYKGESILKKSITERARMGIALAFQNPPVIKGVKLDKFICRICRDCRVISDNRSGRHLGEVDKCSADLTEGFKKLLIENLKDRDINDGFSGGEIRRSELFQVISLKPEVMILDEPDSGLDYDSLKLVGRTLKEIRDAGKTTMIIITHSRYILEYLEADKVFIIEGGRKVFDGDKSILPLLEELGYKEFLNRKKNQVN, from the coding sequence ATGAGCGGTGAAATCATTCTCTCCCTTATCGATTTACATGTAAGCGCTGATAACACCCCTATTTTAAAAGGGATTACAATAAATTTCGAAAAAAACAAGGTTCACGCTATAGTAGGGCCTAATGGTTCAGGTAAATCTACTATAGCTAAGGCGATAATGGGGTTCCCGGACTATGAAGTCACCCGCGGCGACATATTGTATAAGGGAGAGTCCATATTAAAGAAGAGTATTACTGAGAGAGCTAGAATGGGTATCGCCTTAGCTTTTCAAAATCCCCCGGTGATAAAGGGAGTCAAATTAGATAAGTTTATTTGCAGAATATGCAGGGATTGTAGGGTAATTTCTGATAATAGAAGCGGAAGACACCTTGGAGAGGTGGATAAGTGTTCAGCTGATCTAACAGAAGGGTTTAAAAAACTTTTAATCGAGAATTTGAAAGATCGGGATATTAACGACGGGTTCTCAGGAGGGGAGATTAGGAGAAGCGAGTTGTTTCAGGTTATAAGCTTGAAGCCTGAAGTTATGATACTTGACGAACCTGACTCAGGTTTAGATTACGACTCCCTTAAACTTGTAGGTAGAACACTTAAAGAAATCAGAGACGCTGGTAAAACCACTATGATTATTATCACTCATTCAAGATATATATTAGAATACTTAGAAGCAGACAAGGTGTTTATAATTGAAGGGGGTAGAAAAGTTTTCGACGGCGATAAAAGTATTCTCCCGCTACTTGAGGAGCTTGGCTATAAAGAGTTTTTAAACAGGAAGAAAAATCAGGTGAATTAG
- a CDS encoding SufD family Fe-S cluster assembly protein, with the protein MNNKKELAIKAKDKKSPIGADIDLASFKSEVKPSSSKNDVEELAVEERRLMENVGVNPDEEKTAGVYIQVDQSKVLYNALTGEAEILPIKEAIKKYEWLNNYYWSAVNVDFDKYTSAVELELHNGYFIRAKAGQKISEPIQACLMLKTGYIKQNIHNIVIVEEGAELHLVTGCVSPSTLEPALHLGITEFYVKKNAKLTFTMIHRWGKRTLVRPRSAAIVEDGGVFINNYVILSDVGDLQTYPTVYLKGENSKAELYSVIYGSGKSIYDVGGRIILEAEGAKGKVVSRTIGTEDSIIYARGQLIGRRSGCRAHLECNGLLLSERSRLIAIPELEAETIGVELSHEATIGKIEQEQLTYLMSRGLSEEEANALIVRGFMTINVPDLPPSLQKTVDEAIRLTKLSGF; encoded by the coding sequence TTGAATAATAAAAAAGAACTTGCTATTAAAGCTAAAGATAAAAAATCACCTATAGGCGCAGATATAGATCTAGCGTCTTTTAAAAGTGAAGTTAAACCCTCTTCAAGCAAAAACGACGTGGAAGAATTAGCTGTTGAAGAACGCCGGCTGATGGAGAATGTAGGAGTTAACCCTGATGAGGAAAAAACAGCAGGCGTTTACATTCAAGTAGATCAGAGCAAGGTGCTCTATAACGCTTTAACTGGAGAAGCTGAGATTCTACCAATTAAAGAAGCGATTAAAAAATACGAGTGGCTAAACAACTATTATTGGAGCGCGGTTAACGTAGACTTTGATAAATACACTTCCGCTGTTGAATTGGAACTCCACAACGGTTATTTTATAAGAGCGAAAGCCGGTCAGAAAATAAGTGAACCGATACAAGCATGTTTAATGCTTAAAACCGGGTATATTAAGCAAAACATTCATAATATTGTTATAGTTGAAGAGGGTGCGGAACTCCACTTAGTAACAGGCTGCGTCTCACCTAGTACACTGGAACCAGCGCTACATCTTGGAATAACAGAGTTCTATGTTAAAAAAAACGCTAAGTTAACGTTTACAATGATTCACAGATGGGGGAAGCGGACACTTGTAAGACCGAGATCAGCAGCCATAGTAGAAGATGGGGGTGTGTTCATAAACAACTACGTTATATTAAGTGATGTGGGAGATCTTCAAACATATCCTACAGTTTATCTTAAAGGTGAAAACTCTAAAGCAGAGTTATACTCTGTTATCTACGGGTCAGGTAAATCTATATATGATGTAGGCGGTCGGATAATACTTGAAGCTGAAGGTGCTAAAGGTAAAGTTGTTTCAAGAACTATTGGAACAGAGGACTCTATTATATATGCTAGAGGTCAGCTTATAGGTCGGCGCAGCGGTTGTAGAGCACACCTTGAATGTAATGGCTTATTACTAAGTGAAAGATCACGGTTAATCGCTATCCCTGAACTTGAAGCTGAAACAATCGGCGTGGAGTTAAGTCATGAGGCTACTATAGGCAAAATAGAACAGGAACAGTTAACTTATCTTATGAGCAGAGGATTATCAGAGGAGGAGGCGAACGCCCTCATAGTAAGAGGATTTATGACAATTAACGTACCGGATTTACCGCCTTCATTACAGAAAACAGTAGATGAAGCTATCAGGTTAACTAAACTAAGCGGTTTCTAA
- a CDS encoding acetoin utilization protein AcuC: MTAKLGFIYHEDFLKYNFGKGHPLNSVRIQMHKDLLELNSFFNNPDIQLIEAKPCSDEDLLTVHTPDYIDFIRKLSERGEGSVDDKDTPAFKNMFEITKTAVGGTVTAVDEVMHGNIAHAWNPGGGFHHAKRDSGGGFCIFNDIAIAIKRLINRYNVKRILYLDIDAHHGNGVQDIFYDDSRVFKISLHESGETLYPHSGFEEEAGIGDGKGYNINIPLPIGTFDEAYIHIVYELIPLIAEFYDPQFIILAAGADAHFLDPLSHLQLTSSTYIRIAELIHNLSHRFCGGKCIVLGAGGYSLNATPRIWSLIVSRLAGVELKDEIPVEWRSKYTEYFKDDHAPLKLLDDNPPKIDPERYKKISKYVSEITNRVRENVFMLYGFFKLIK; encoded by the coding sequence ATGACCGCTAAATTAGGTTTCATCTACCACGAGGATTTTTTAAAATATAATTTTGGTAAAGGTCACCCTTTAAACTCTGTTAGGATTCAAATGCATAAGGATTTATTAGAATTAAACTCTTTTTTTAACAACCCTGATATACAGTTAATTGAAGCTAAACCCTGCAGCGATGAAGATCTTCTAACAGTGCACACCCCTGATTATATAGATTTTATAAGAAAACTGAGCGAGCGAGGCGAAGGATCGGTAGATGATAAAGATACCCCCGCTTTTAAAAACATGTTCGAGATCACTAAGACCGCGGTAGGCGGCACTGTTACAGCTGTTGATGAAGTTATGCATGGCAATATAGCGCATGCTTGGAATCCAGGAGGAGGCTTCCACCACGCTAAACGTGATTCAGGCGGTGGGTTCTGCATTTTCAACGATATAGCAATAGCTATTAAACGTTTAATAAACAGATATAATGTTAAGAGAATACTATACTTAGACATAGACGCCCATCACGGAAATGGAGTGCAAGATATTTTCTACGATGACAGTCGCGTTTTCAAAATATCCTTACATGAAAGTGGCGAAACACTTTACCCGCACTCCGGTTTTGAAGAGGAGGCGGGAATCGGAGACGGTAAAGGCTATAATATTAATATCCCGCTACCTATAGGTACATTCGATGAAGCTTATATTCACATAGTTTACGAGCTTATACCTTTAATCGCAGAGTTTTATGACCCCCAGTTCATAATACTCGCTGCAGGAGCGGATGCTCACTTCTTGGATCCTCTATCACATCTACAGCTTACAAGCTCCACTTATATTAGAATCGCTGAGCTCATTCATAATTTAAGTCATAGGTTTTGTGGCGGTAAATGTATTGTATTAGGTGCAGGGGGTTACAGTTTAAATGCGACGCCGAGAATATGGTCACTTATAGTTTCAAGACTTGCAGGCGTTGAGCTTAAAGATGAAATACCAGTGGAATGGCGCTCTAAGTACACTGAATATTTTAAGGATGACCATGCGCCTTTAAAACTACTAGACGATAATCCGCCGAAGATTGATCCTGAACGCTATAAAAAAATCTCTAAGTATGTTAGTGAAATAACTAATCGAGTTAGAGAGAATGTGTTTATGCTCTACGGGTTCTTTAAACTTATTAAATAA
- a CDS encoding 30S ribosomal protein S12: protein MTGSKSPKGEYAARKLVQKRQELRWSDRYYKRRLLRLDEKADPLGGSPQARGIVLEKVGIESKQPNSAIRKAVRIQLVKNGKQITAFLPGDGALNFVDEHDEVIVEGIGGARGRSFGDLPGVRWRVVKVNNVSLDAILRGKKEKAQR from the coding sequence TTGACCGGTTCGAAGTCACCTAAAGGAGAGTATGCGGCTAGAAAACTCGTACAGAAGAGGCAAGAGTTAAGGTGGAGTGATAGATACTATAAGCGTAGACTTTTAAGATTAGATGAGAAAGCTGACCCGCTTGGTGGCAGCCCTCAGGCTAGAGGCATTGTTCTAGAAAAAGTTGGAATAGAGTCTAAGCAACCTAATTCAGCGATTCGTAAAGCTGTGAGAATCCAGCTTGTGAAGAATGGGAAGCAGATAACAGCCTTCTTACCCGGAGACGGCGCCCTAAATTTTGTGGATGAACATGATGAAGTAATCGTTGAAGGTATAGGTGGCGCTAGAGGCCGTTCCTTTGGGGATCTGCCAGGTGTTCGATGGAGGGTTGTTAAAGTTAATAATGTTTCACTAGACGCTATTCTAAGAGGTAAAAAAGAGAAGGCTCAACGCTAG
- a CDS encoding GNAT family N-acetyltransferase, whose translation MYFKPRRFVLKNGVEILIRPLKYTDKKELINFYSELSDKSRIQLFQDCRTLEAWRTMRIKKAELYTDGLIVDFKKSYSLLAWTVDEKKFKLIGDGRFFLDKNNKKAELYLVVHENYRNIGVGSALLEMILECLKQLKVEEVYCYISKNNESMLKLIEKYGFNREDHEEVYLFWKRL comes from the coding sequence GTGTATTTTAAACCCCGGAGATTTGTTTTAAAAAACGGTGTTGAAATATTAATAAGACCCTTAAAATACACTGATAAAAAAGAGCTAATAAATTTTTACAGCGAGTTATCAGATAAAAGTAGAATACAATTATTCCAAGACTGTAGAACTTTAGAAGCTTGGAGAACTATGAGAATAAAAAAAGCTGAGCTTTATACAGATGGTCTAATTGTAGACTTTAAAAAATCATATTCATTATTAGCATGGACGGTTGATGAAAAAAAATTTAAACTAATAGGGGATGGAAGATTTTTCTTAGACAAAAATAATAAGAAAGCTGAATTATACTTAGTAGTTCACGAGAATTATAGAAATATAGGAGTCGGCAGTGCATTATTAGAAATGATATTAGAGTGTTTGAAACAGCTTAAAGTTGAAGAGGTTTACTGTTATATCAGTAAAAATAATGAAAGCATGCTCAAATTAATTGAAAAATACGGTTTTAACAGAGAAGATCATGAAGAAGTGTACCTGTTCTGGAAGAGGCTATAA
- the serB gene encoding phosphoserine phosphatase SerB produces the protein MVSPIEYAPKGLVCFDFDSVLTPIEIIDELAKIAGVEKQVCEITRRAMNGELDYKTALLTRVNLIKGLKVDVLKELGERLPITPGVKETVEYLQRNKILPVIISGGFFEVIFEANRRIGAPLILANRLQAENGVLTGEVSGLCLTPEAKGELLAYLVYLFNIPMSKTAAVCDGANDVSLLRKVALPLGFKPKDNIKSHIRYWSGNDMREILGYLVSENFL, from the coding sequence GTGGTTTCGCCAATCGAATACGCCCCTAAGGGGCTAGTCTGCTTCGATTTCGACTCCGTTCTCACACCTATAGAAATCATCGACGAGCTGGCGAAGATTGCAGGCGTAGAAAAACAGGTATGCGAAATAACACGGAGAGCTATGAACGGTGAATTAGACTATAAAACAGCTCTTTTAACACGTGTTAACTTGATAAAAGGGTTAAAAGTGGATGTCCTAAAGGAACTCGGTGAAAGACTCCCTATCACACCTGGTGTTAAAGAGACTGTTGAATACCTTCAACGAAATAAAATACTCCCTGTCATAATCTCCGGTGGATTCTTCGAAGTTATATTCGAAGCGAATCGTAGAATAGGAGCTCCTCTAATACTCGCTAACAGGCTTCAAGCCGAAAACGGTGTGTTAACAGGCGAGGTCTCAGGGCTTTGCTTGACTCCTGAAGCTAAAGGAGAGCTTTTAGCCTACCTAGTTTACTTATTTAATATCCCAATGTCTAAGACCGCAGCGGTATGTGATGGTGCTAATGATGTTAGCCTTCTAAGGAAGGTTGCGCTCCCCCTCGGTTTCAAACCTAAAGACAACATTAAGTCACATATCAGATACTGGTCAGGTAACGATATGAGAGAGATTCTAGGTTACCTTGTGTCCGAAAACTTTCTATAA
- a CDS encoding dihydrolipoyl dehydrogenase: MVESFDVVVIGGGSGLTIVERALNENLKVALIEMGPLGGTCLNRGCIPTKMLIYPADLIRVIEKAGELGVYAKIEKIDHQKIFNRMRKVVAESSEKSAKAAEKVKRLKWFRGVGEFIDEYKLKVGYKTITGEKIFIVSGSRPDIPPIEGLDKVQYYTSDTILHINRIPSSLIIIGGGYVSAEYGHFFSSMGCKVSIIHKESKVLHYLDSDIVDLFNQEFSKYVNLLTSRTAVKVSVEGELKKVTCINTKTNREESFNAEEILIAAGRRSNSDLLKPELTGVKLTSEGYIQVNEYLETSKENIWAAGDAIGKYMFKHVANYEVEVAWYNSKHGEKIKMDYTAIPAAVFSHPQIAHVGLTAKEAVEKGFDVVIGTYRFKDVAMGEAMGSPNGLVKIVVNKNDGRILGAQIVGPDATILIQEIVNVMNCQHGSVYNILRALHIHPALPEVVQRACANLKEANT, from the coding sequence TTGGTTGAAAGCTTCGATGTAGTTGTGATAGGCGGTGGATCAGGTTTAACTATTGTAGAAAGGGCGTTGAACGAGAATCTTAAAGTCGCTTTAATAGAGATGGGGCCTTTAGGCGGAACATGTCTTAATAGAGGCTGCATACCAACTAAAATGTTAATCTATCCAGCGGATTTGATTAGAGTCATTGAAAAAGCTGGAGAGCTCGGAGTTTATGCGAAAATAGAAAAAATCGATCACCAGAAGATATTTAATAGAATGCGAAAAGTTGTGGCGGAGAGTTCTGAAAAATCAGCTAAAGCTGCTGAAAAAGTTAAGAGGCTTAAATGGTTTAGAGGCGTGGGGGAGTTCATAGACGAGTATAAGCTTAAAGTCGGTTATAAAACTATAACAGGCGAGAAGATTTTCATAGTCTCTGGGAGTAGACCGGATATACCTCCTATAGAAGGTTTAGATAAGGTCCAGTATTATACCAGTGACACGATTCTTCATATTAATAGAATACCTTCAAGTCTTATTATTATCGGCGGCGGCTATGTTTCAGCTGAATACGGGCATTTCTTTTCATCTATGGGTTGTAAAGTAAGCATTATACATAAAGAGTCTAAAGTTCTACACTACCTCGACTCAGATATAGTTGATCTTTTCAACCAAGAGTTTTCTAAATACGTTAATTTATTAACCTCGAGAACGGCGGTGAAAGTCTCAGTTGAAGGCGAGTTAAAAAAAGTAACCTGCATTAACACTAAAACGAATAGAGAGGAGTCTTTCAATGCGGAGGAGATTTTAATAGCTGCAGGTAGGCGTTCAAACAGTGATTTGCTTAAACCTGAGCTTACAGGGGTGAAATTAACAAGTGAGGGATACATTCAAGTCAACGAATACTTGGAAACTAGTAAAGAAAACATATGGGCTGCAGGTGATGCGATAGGTAAATACATGTTTAAACATGTAGCTAATTACGAAGTGGAAGTGGCCTGGTATAATTCAAAACATGGTGAAAAGATTAAAATGGATTACACCGCGATACCCGCGGCTGTTTTTTCACATCCGCAGATAGCGCATGTAGGTTTAACAGCCAAAGAAGCGGTTGAAAAAGGGTTTGATGTGGTAATTGGAACATACCGGTTTAAAGATGTAGCTATGGGGGAAGCTATGGGATCACCTAATGGACTGGTTAAAATTGTTGTTAACAAAAATGATGGGAGAATACTAGGAGCTCAAATAGTCGGGCCTGATGCGACAATACTCATACAGGAAATCGTTAACGTGATGAACTGCCAGCACGGTAGCGTATATAATATTCTCAGAGCGCTACATATTCACCCAGCTTTACCAGAGGTTGTTCAAAGAGCTTGCGCTAATCTAAAGGAAGCTAACACTTAA
- a CDS encoding dihydroorotate dehydrogenase electron transfer subunit translates to MHKPRICKILKVENEAENIKTVYFKDRMISSRIIPGQFIMVWIPGVDEIPMGVSHIGLNSELAITVEAVGEATERLCSLKEGDFIGVRGPYGRGFSPPGLSNLIIGGGTGMAPLMPLIEHCVREKVKVNVLLGGGSLSKTPFIKKLKNILNTQLECFKVTTEDGSYGCKGLVTDLLDEVLLKNSFERVYACGPELMLKKIYEYSLERRLPLEVSLERYIKCGIGICGSCYIGPYRICVEGPVFKINELEKIRNILGEWTRDSSGRLIPLK, encoded by the coding sequence TTGCATAAGCCTAGGATATGTAAAATATTAAAGGTGGAGAATGAAGCTGAGAATATTAAGACGGTTTACTTTAAAGATAGAATGATATCCAGTCGAATAATTCCAGGCCAGTTTATAATGGTGTGGATTCCGGGTGTTGATGAGATACCTATGGGTGTCTCGCATATAGGTTTAAACAGCGAGTTAGCTATTACCGTGGAGGCTGTCGGCGAGGCTACGGAGAGACTTTGCTCTCTTAAGGAAGGTGATTTCATAGGGGTGAGAGGGCCGTACGGCCGCGGGTTTTCACCACCAGGTTTAAGTAACCTGATTATAGGCGGTGGCACAGGTATGGCGCCGTTGATGCCACTTATCGAACACTGCGTGAGAGAGAAGGTGAAAGTTAATGTGTTATTAGGAGGAGGAAGTTTAAGTAAAACCCCTTTTATAAAAAAATTAAAGAATATTCTTAACACGCAATTAGAGTGTTTTAAAGTTACTACAGAAGACGGGTCTTACGGTTGTAAAGGTCTGGTAACCGATTTACTGGATGAAGTTCTTTTAAAAAACAGTTTTGAAAGAGTTTACGCATGCGGCCCGGAGTTGATGCTGAAAAAAATATATGAGTATTCTCTTGAGAGGAGACTACCCTTAGAGGTAAGCTTGGAAAGATATATTAAATGCGGTATAGGTATTTGCGGAAGCTGCTATATAGGGCCCTATAGAATATGTGTGGAAGGTCCTGTTTTTAAAATAAATGAATTAGAGAAAATTAGAAATATACTAGGAGAATGGACACGTGACTCCTCAGGTAGATTAATTCCGCTAAAATAA